One Campylobacter pinnipediorum subsp. caledonicus genomic window carries:
- a CDS encoding autotransporter outer membrane beta-barrel domain-containing protein, translating to MKISKIVSTAILSVAVSGFAFGAENGGGVATNPTLDFFNTVKQKLADIAKNKESLANDISSIHDETVKGAFKDILVKAKGLTISDAGFTIENFATVGDKQVGLKLTKQGQGNASKPMLEISYDGKKDVLSLNDSDALTFNPRELDKLTPSLKNFKDQENITHDAGIETDIANNTKNKTMFDYVKLIGSGTSEVFQYLITNNNNLTNVLQINDISDATTQTNHPHLQKIAKILDAAKKAKEAKNNNVDFTDIAIGDKFKISIDTTDENKPKLKIKDTQDTAGEDTFTLDGTTLKYQKNTTENVSRHILLNFEVEGASAKVNEALRDDGSIGRQKKAAELTEAKALLRQAINTVLESDIDNLKTYTSAQENTDVKGRIKNILKLAKDEKLTFLDNGGQGINSKELTLDGGKKAKIILKKTASGAELDIIYDSTGTDISNHTDPKKLNKFVLTGNDVTFTEATEENNKLKALAAVDGVKTKIESALNAGSNLNLTVPQITKAKVKVDLYQTLVTNLPKVLTKDKIDELIKAGTTGIANTELKAIVDEAKKLQEDVTATINGVNNENITLKIKADSTIEISKAGGKKDTITLTGDKFKITTDNKVAKPVLQELAEIKNTLGENPFNAAIEEAKKKIVKEGDHVLTSTEIDKRKEFLDAVYTDEQNNALKTILDAIKTKDLTTANTDADILSKIGEAGKDKIKTMLEKAKEAGNDYITSLALTATIGGATVKLEILEGNKPALTIEKDGKKDTFKLSGDNNGQLEYTSAKTSTKDSVLHLLSNFDPTNLNATLSVFIAKNGGEITAKEITAGNIDRIEDTADDKERDLKVAQATLAAINAGEKATEEKVKTLETKVAAANKAKEAAEAAAQKAKETADQANATQEQKAAAQKAAEAEAEAELAAEEAKAELEIAKEAQTAAKAEDVTTPEKIAKAKEKITKDIQAKSKQVDVLNDALAETNVNTVKANDALKEKEKTLKEKETEYKNATEAQKAEKLKALNDAKKEVAEAKEEVGEANADRAKRATRKLDNTNKSIAESLGDISADNEVLNKLFLDGNTKKEDIVNIVKNVTSSVTTSVDSMAKISNVDIVKFNTDLSTSTRLASLSNPFNADLALASAIRHLKDDSFASSDDMALSNVVREYTDRFNYDNNLWGSVLGGKTSVKNGASPKIFGVTLGYDKRFDNMIVGATTTYTQTKADKSDVELKGKNIQLGLYTRGYFDENEVDARINFNFGDNKVKRTTSIGKTDGKFDSFATSFDLTYGRIYQLDNDVMIKPLGGVGYTYLKTKSFTEKGEGALSYNSITTKVANLKAGVELRKYVESGKYFYVTPGVEREIFKNVKDPIVKFIGADNGIKLVGDDKKNTYFTLQTGANFNITDSLSTNINFGTKLGSKNKFYNGTIGVNYKF from the coding sequence ATGAAAATTTCAAAGATTGTAAGTACAGCTATACTTAGTGTAGCTGTAAGTGGTTTCGCTTTTGGTGCTGAAAATGGGGGGGGGGTAGCGACTAATCCTACACTTGATTTTTTTAATACCGTAAAGCAAAAATTAGCAGATATAGCTAAAAATAAAGAAAGCTTAGCAAATGATATATCGTCTATACATGATGAGACTGTAAAAGGTGCATTTAAAGATATTTTAGTTAAAGCAAAAGGTTTAACAATTTCAGATGCTGGTTTTACTATTGAAAATTTTGCTACAGTTGGTGACAAACAAGTTGGTTTAAAGTTAACTAAGCAAGGTCAAGGAAATGCTTCTAAACCTATGCTTGAAATTTCATACGATGGCAAAAAAGACGTTTTAAGCTTAAATGATAGTGATGCTTTAACTTTTAACCCTAGAGAATTAGATAAATTAACACCTAGTCTTAAAAATTTTAAAGATCAAGAAAATATAACTCATGATGCTGGTATAGAAACTGATATAGCAAATAATACAAAAAATAAAACAATGTTTGATTATGTAAAATTGATAGGTTCAGGAACTAGTGAAGTATTTCAGTATTTAATTACAAACAATAATAATTTAACAAATGTATTACAAATAAATGATATATCAGATGCAACAACGCAAACAAACCACCCACATTTACAAAAAATAGCAAAAATCCTTGATGCTGCAAAGAAAGCAAAAGAAGCAAAAAATAATAATGTGGATTTTACAGATATTGCTATAGGTGATAAATTTAAAATATCTATTGATACAACAGATGAAAATAAACCTAAACTTAAGATAAAAGACACTCAAGATACGGCTGGAGAAGATACTTTTACATTAGATGGCACAACTTTAAAATATCAAAAAAATACAACAGAAAATGTATCTAGGCACATACTTCTAAATTTTGAAGTTGAGGGTGCTAGTGCTAAAGTAAATGAAGCTTTAAGGGATGATGGAAGTATTGGAAGGCAAAAAAAAGCTGCTGAATTAACAGAAGCAAAGGCTTTATTAAGACAAGCTATAAATACTGTTTTAGAGAGTGATATAGACAATTTGAAAACTTATACTTCTGCTCAAGAAAATACAGATGTAAAAGGTCGCATAAAAAATATCCTAAAACTAGCCAAAGATGAAAAACTTACTTTTTTAGATAATGGTGGTCAAGGTATTAATAGCAAAGAGTTAACTTTAGATGGTGGTAAAAAAGCTAAAATTATATTAAAGAAAACAGCTAGCGGTGCTGAACTTGATATAATTTATGATAGCACAGGAACTGATATAAGTAATCATACCGATCCTAAAAAACTAAATAAATTTGTGCTTACTGGTAATGATGTAACTTTTACTGAAGCTACCGAAGAAAATAATAAACTAAAAGCTTTAGCTGCTGTTGATGGTGTTAAAACTAAAATTGAAAGTGCTTTGAATGCCGGATCTAATTTAAATTTAACTGTACCACAAATAACCAAAGCCAAAGTCAAAGTTGATCTTTATCAGACTTTAGTAACTAATTTACCGAAAGTGCTTACTAAAGATAAAATAGATGAGCTTATAAAAGCAGGAACTACTGGTATAGCAAATACAGAACTAAAAGCAATAGTAGATGAAGCAAAAAAATTACAAGAAGATGTAACTGCAACTATAAATGGTGTAAATAATGAAAATATCACACTAAAAATAAAAGCAGATAGCACTATAGAAATTTCAAAAGCAGGTGGTAAAAAAGACACCATAACATTGACTGGCGATAAATTTAAAATTACTACTGATAACAAAGTTGCTAAACCTGTTTTACAAGAATTAGCAGAAATTAAAAACACATTAGGAGAAAATCCATTTAATGCTGCTATAGAAGAAGCAAAAAAGAAGATTGTAAAAGAGGGAGATCATGTTTTAACTTCAACAGAAATAGATAAAAGAAAAGAATTTTTAGATGCTGTATATACAGATGAACAAAACAATGCTTTAAAAACTATTTTAGATGCAATTAAAACTAAAGATCTTACAACAGCTAATACAGATGCAGATATTTTAAGTAAAATTGGTGAAGCTGGTAAAGATAAAATCAAAACAATGCTTGAAAAAGCAAAAGAAGCTGGTAATGACTATATAACATCATTAGCACTTACTGCAACAATAGGTGGTGCAACTGTAAAACTAGAAATACTAGAAGGTAATAAACCTGCTTTAACTATAGAAAAAGATGGTAAAAAAGACACATTTAAGCTTTCAGGTGATAACAATGGTCAATTAGAATATACTTCAGCTAAAACATCTACAAAAGACTCTGTATTACACCTACTATCTAACTTTGATCCTACAAACCTAAATGCTACACTTTCAGTTTTTATAGCTAAAAATGGTGGAGAAATAACAGCTAAAGAAATAACAGCTGGGAATATAGACAGAATAGAAGATACAGCCGATGATAAAGAAAGAGATCTTAAAGTAGCACAAGCAACACTAGCAGCTATAAATGCAGGTGAAAAAGCTACTGAAGAAAAAGTAAAAACTTTAGAAACTAAAGTAGCAGCAGCAAACAAAGCTAAAGAAGCAGCAGAAGCAGCAGCTCAAAAAGCTAAAGAAACAGCAGATCAAGCAAATGCAACACAAGAACAAAAAGCAGCAGCTCAAAAAGCAGCAGAAGCAGAAGCAGAAGCAGAACTAGCAGCAGAAGAAGCTAAAGCAGAATTAGAAATAGCTAAAGAAGCACAAACAGCAGCTAAAGCAGAAGATGTAACAACACCAGAAAAAATAGCAAAAGCTAAAGAAAAAATAACAAAAGACATACAAGCTAAATCTAAACAAGTAGATGTATTAAATGATGCTTTAGCAGAAACTAATGTTAACACAGTTAAAGCTAATGATGCACTAAAAGAAAAAGAAAAAACGCTAAAAGAAAAAGAAACAGAATATAAAAATGCTACCGAAGCACAAAAAGCTGAGAAACTAAAAGCACTTAATGATGCCAAAAAAGAAGTAGCAGAAGCTAAAGAAGAAGTAGGTGAAGCTAATGCTGATCGTGCTAAACGTGCAACTAGAAAGCTAGATAATACAAATAAAAGTATAGCAGAGTCTTTAGGTGATATATCAGCAGATAATGAAGTGTTAAATAAACTATTCTTAGATGGCAATACTAAAAAAGAAGATATTGTTAATATAGTTAAAAATGTAACAAGCTCTGTAACAACATCAGTTGATTCAATGGCTAAAATATCTAATGTAGATATCGTTAAGTTTAATACAGATCTTTCAACCTCTACAAGACTTGCAAGTCTAAGCAACCCATTCAATGCTGATTTAGCATTAGCAAGCGCTATCAGACATTTAAAAGATGATAGCTTTGCAAGTAGTGATGATATGGCATTAAGCAACGTAGTAAGAGAATACACAGATAGATTTAACTATGACAATAACCTATGGGGAAGTGTCTTAGGTGGTAAGACAAGTGTTAAAAATGGTGCAAGTCCAAAAATCTTTGGTGTAACTCTTGGTTATGATAAGAGATTTGATAATATGATAGTTGGTGCAACTACAACTTATACTCAAACAAAAGCAGACAAAAGTGATGTTGAGTTAAAAGGTAAAAATATCCAATTAGGTCTTTATACAAGAGGATACTTTGATGAGAATGAAGTAGATGCAAGAATCAACTTTAACTTTGGAGATAACAAGGTAAAAAGAACAACTAGTATAGGTAAAACTGATGGTAAGTTTGATTCATTTGCAACATCTTTTGATCTAACTTATGGTCGCATATATCAGTTAGACAATGATGTAATGATTAAACCACTTGGTGGTGTTGGATATACATATCTAAAAACAAAATCATTTACTGAAAAAGGCGAGGGTGCTTTATCATATAACTCTATAACAACAAAAGTAGCTAACTTAAAAGCTGGTGTTGAGTTAAGAAAATATGTTGAATCTGGTAAATACTTCTATGTAACTCCTGGTGTAGAAAGAGAGATATTTAAAAACGTTAAAGATCCTATAGTTAAATTTATAGGAGCAGATAATGGCATTAAACTAGTAGGTGATGATAAGAAAAATACTTACTTTACTTTACAAACAGGTGCTAATTTTAACATAACAGATAGCTTAAGCACAAATATAAACTTTGGAACAAAACTAGGTTCTAAAAACAAATTCTATAACGGAACTATAGGTGTTAACTATAAGTTTTAA
- the uvrA gene encoding excinuclease ABC subunit UvrA: MNDIIKITGAKEHNLKNINLEIPKNKLVVFTGLSGSGKSTLAFDTLYAEGQRRYIESLSSYARQFLDRVGKPDVDKIEGLTPAIAIDQKTTSKNPRSTVGTITEIYDYLRLLYARVGTQHCHKCKQPISKMSASDIINEISKLPQGSKIVMYAPLVREKKGSWADLIEGLRSKGFVRALIDGVIVRLDEDIELSKTKKHTIKVVIDRLVVNDENQTRLGQDVEKALKESFGEVEVEIINAEEVGLSQKHIHYSEHLACFDCKISFQPLEPLSFSFNSPKGACEHCDGLGIKYSLDMSKIVDDQKSIEAGAIRTLHGYNMSYYYKFLIAFCEQNSIDTKKAFAELTDDERRLVLYGNANEVNFTWKRHKLSRTFEGAVKVSYDLLNNEKYLDDYMSEKVCSNCNGYRLKPQSLAVMVAQKGIGDILDMSIEECVKFFSDTKNFEYLSEQEKMIATPILKEINERLYFLYDVGLGYLSLGRDARTISGGEAQRIRIASQIGSGLSGVMYVLDEPSIGLHERDTLKLIKTLRNLQTKGNSVIVVEHDKKTIEEADFIVDIGEGAGKFGGNIIFAGSYDELMKSDTTTAKYLNGTKNIEYQKNRKQSTWIEIKNVTINNIKDLSAKFPLRNLVGITGVSGSGKSSLILQTLLPVAQEQLNNARKIKKVAGAKIEGLENLDKVIYLDQSPIGRTPRSNPATYTGVMDEIRTLFAQTKESKLRGYKIGRFSFNVKGGRCEKCSGEGEIKIEMHFLPDVMVVCDACNGTRYNAQTLQIHYKSKNIADVLNMSIDEALEFFKAIPKIYTKLKTLSDVGLGYVTLGQNATTLSGGEAQRVKLAKELSRSDTGNTLYILDEPTTGLHFADVDRLAKVLHHLVELGNSVFVIEHNMDIIKNCDYIVDMGPEGGAKGGKIIAEGSVKEIAKNYKKTKSYTGEFLAAELKASKTSK; the protein is encoded by the coding sequence ATGAATGACATTATAAAAATAACAGGTGCGAAAGAGCATAATTTAAAAAATATAAACTTAGAAATTCCAAAAAATAAATTAGTCGTTTTTACAGGTCTTAGCGGAAGTGGTAAAAGCACACTAGCCTTTGATACACTATATGCAGAGGGGCAAAGAAGATATATAGAGAGCCTAAGCTCATACGCAAGGCAGTTTTTGGATAGAGTCGGCAAACCTGATGTGGATAAGATAGAAGGTTTAACTCCAGCCATAGCCATAGATCAAAAGACTACATCAAAAAATCCACGCTCAACAGTAGGAACAATAACCGAGATATATGACTACTTAAGACTTTTGTATGCAAGGGTAGGAACTCAACACTGTCATAAATGCAAACAACCGATATCAAAGATGTCAGCAAGTGATATCATAAATGAAATTTCAAAACTACCTCAAGGCTCAAAGATAGTCATGTATGCGCCTTTGGTTAGGGAAAAAAAGGGAAGCTGGGCTGATCTCATAGAAGGACTAAGAAGCAAAGGCTTTGTAAGAGCTTTGATAGATGGTGTTATCGTAAGACTTGATGAAGATATAGAGCTTTCAAAGACAAAAAAACACACGATAAAAGTAGTCATAGATAGACTTGTAGTGAATGATGAAAATCAAACAAGGCTAGGACAAGATGTAGAAAAAGCGCTAAAAGAGAGCTTTGGCGAGGTTGAAGTTGAGATCATAAATGCCGAAGAGGTTGGACTTAGTCAAAAACATATACATTATAGCGAGCATCTGGCTTGTTTTGATTGCAAGATATCTTTTCAGCCACTTGAGCCACTTAGCTTTAGCTTCAACTCTCCAAAAGGTGCTTGTGAGCATTGCGATGGTCTTGGTATAAAATATAGCCTTGACATGAGCAAGATAGTAGACGATCAAAAAAGCATAGAAGCCGGTGCTATAAGAACCTTACACGGGTATAATATGAGCTATTATTATAAATTTCTTATCGCATTTTGTGAACAAAACAGTATAGATACAAAAAAGGCATTTGCAGAGCTTACAGATGATGAAAGGCGGCTCGTGCTTTATGGTAATGCAAATGAAGTTAACTTTACATGGAAAAGACATAAGCTATCAAGGACTTTTGAGGGTGCTGTGAAGGTATCTTATGACCTACTAAACAACGAAAAATACTTAGATGACTATATGAGTGAAAAGGTGTGTTCAAACTGTAATGGCTACAGGCTAAAACCACAAAGCCTAGCCGTAATGGTAGCGCAAAAAGGCATAGGCGATATACTTGATATGAGTATAGAGGAGTGTGTGAAGTTTTTTTCAGATACTAAGAATTTTGAGTATCTAAGCGAACAAGAAAAGATGATAGCAACACCTATCCTAAAAGAGATAAACGAAAGGCTTTATTTTCTTTATGATGTAGGACTTGGGTATCTTAGCCTAGGTCGTGATGCAAGGACTATAAGTGGTGGAGAGGCTCAACGTATAAGGATAGCAAGTCAGATAGGAAGTGGGCTTAGTGGAGTTATGTATGTACTTGATGAGCCAAGTATAGGGCTTCACGAAAGAGATACACTAAAGCTTATAAAAACTCTTAGAAACCTACAAACCAAAGGCAACTCTGTAATAGTAGTAGAACACGACAAAAAGACCATAGAAGAGGCTGACTTTATCGTGGATATAGGAGAAGGTGCTGGTAAATTTGGTGGAAATATAATATTTGCCGGCTCATACGATGAGCTAATGAAATCAGACACAACAACAGCAAAATACCTAAATGGAACTAAAAATATAGAGTATCAAAAAAATAGAAAACAAAGCACTTGGATAGAGATAAAAAATGTAACAATAAACAACATAAAAGACCTATCGGCTAAATTTCCACTTAGAAACCTAGTAGGCATAACAGGGGTAAGCGGGAGTGGGAAAAGCTCACTGATCCTTCAAACCCTGCTACCAGTAGCACAAGAACAGCTAAACAACGCAAGAAAGATAAAAAAAGTAGCCGGTGCAAAGATAGAAGGACTTGAAAACTTAGACAAGGTCATATATCTTGATCAAAGCCCAATAGGAAGAACACCGAGAAGCAACCCAGCTACATATACAGGTGTGATGGATGAGATAAGGACTTTGTTTGCACAGACCAAAGAGTCAAAGCTTCGTGGATATAAGATAGGTCGTTTTAGCTTTAATGTAAAGGGTGGAAGATGTGAAAAGTGTAGCGGAGAGGGCGAGATAAAGATAGAAATGCACTTCTTGCCTGATGTGATGGTGGTATGTGATGCATGTAACGGCACAAGATACAATGCGCAGACATTGCAGATACATTACAAGAGTAAAAATATCGCGGATGTGTTAAATATGAGTATAGATGAGGCTTTGGAGTTTTTCAAAGCCATACCAAAAATTTATACAAAGCTAAAAACATTATCTGATGTGGGGCTTGGCTATGTTACACTTGGGCAAAACGCAACAACCCTAAGTGGGGGCGAAGCACAACGTGTAAAACTAGCCAAAGAACTAAGTAGAAGCGATACTGGAAATACCCTTTATATACTTGATGAGCCTACTACTGGGTTACACTTTGCAGATGTGGATAGACTAGCTAAGGTGCTTCACCATCTAGTAGAGCTTGGAAACTCTGTCTTTGTTATAGAGCATAATATGGACATCATAAAAAACTGCGACTATATAGTAGATATGGGTCCTGAGGGTGGAGCTAAAGGCGGTAAAATCATAGCAGAGGGCAGCGTAAAAGAGATAGCAAAAAACTACAAAAAAACAAAAAGCTACACCGGAGAGTTTTTAGCAGCTGAGCTAAAAGCCAGTAAAACTTCAAAATAA
- a CDS encoding disulfide bond formation protein B produces MNDLNKTKFFYSLMCLAGFLIIALPVGIANFYFGYVLGDSPCILCWGQREAMIFIGVMALFIVRYGLKGKYLATLLVMAAFAIWQSFAHFGNHAERDLDQGFGLPIFGIHTYFWAEIVFWVVVLMLGVIFFFAPRFDSFEKELNGEKTRKFTKATSAMFIIVSVIIASNVFQAFVSTGIPPYHGQGDPVRFTFDKKYIVWDKSGWGSFWKNISFLGKRDVRNPDYAFAPASEKLGIKFDNNPENAPTKIDETLSIVSQKDLSIEAPLNSLNYINNEYVGSSKFNVFFMNDKFEINDEFELDPYFSATVDPIIGIVPYMQDKFILMGSNKSFLRFAKNPNADKFLQYADFIKGNDKFEGQGDGLGRGRINTVRAKFHHIASMATDGDYLYTATVPNNKDKNKFVISKIATKDRVLSAEFTPNADLKQDKTLGDLYITSMVYKDGLLYALSKQHNVILLIDLKNQEVVKTISFPSEIANARALILNNNKFDILSYQDNKNILFTLE; encoded by the coding sequence ATGAACGATTTAAACAAAACAAAGTTTTTTTATTCATTAATGTGCCTAGCAGGATTTTTGATAATAGCCCTGCCTGTAGGTATAGCAAATTTTTACTTCGGATATGTATTAGGCGATAGTCCTTGCATACTTTGCTGGGGACAAAGAGAGGCTATGATTTTCATAGGCGTAATGGCTCTATTTATAGTTAGATATGGCTTAAAAGGCAAATACTTAGCGACTCTATTAGTAATGGCCGCATTTGCTATATGGCAGTCATTTGCACACTTTGGAAATCACGCAGAAAGAGACTTGGATCAAGGTTTTGGATTACCTATTTTTGGAATACATACTTATTTTTGGGCTGAGATAGTCTTTTGGGTTGTTGTTTTGATGCTTGGTGTTATCTTTTTCTTTGCACCTAGATTTGACTCTTTTGAAAAAGAATTAAATGGCGAAAAAACTAGAAAATTCACAAAAGCTACAAGCGCGATGTTTATAATTGTTTCAGTTATCATAGCTTCAAACGTATTTCAAGCTTTTGTCAGCACAGGTATACCACCATATCATGGTCAAGGAGATCCTGTTAGATTTACTTTTGACAAAAAATACATAGTATGGGATAAAAGTGGCTGGGGTAGTTTTTGGAAAAACATATCTTTCTTAGGAAAACGTGATGTAAGAAACCCTGATTATGCTTTTGCACCAGCAAGTGAAAAATTAGGTATAAAATTTGATAACAACCCAGAAAATGCACCAACTAAAATAGATGAAACTCTAAGCATAGTTAGCCAAAAAGATTTGAGCATCGAAGCACCTTTAAACTCACTAAATTATATAAACAATGAGTATGTTGGTAGTTCAAAATTTAATGTATTTTTTATGAATGATAAGTTTGAGATAAACGATGAGTTTGAGTTAGATCCATATTTCTCAGCTACAGTAGATCCTATCATAGGCATTGTTCCATATATGCAAGATAAATTTATACTAATGGGTTCAAACAAATCATTCTTAAGATTTGCAAAAAATCCAAATGCTGATAAATTTTTGCAATATGCTGATTTTATCAAAGGAAATGATAAATTTGAAGGTCAAGGAGATGGCTTAGGAAGAGGTAGGATAAATACCGTAAGAGCTAAGTTTCATCATATAGCAAGTATGGCAACAGATGGCGATTATCTATACACAGCAACTGTTCCTAACAACAAAGACAAAAATAAATTTGTTATATCTAAAATCGCAACAAAAGATAGAGTATTATCTGCTGAATTTACTCCTAATGCTGATTTAAAACAAGACAAAACATTAGGTGATTTATATATAACATCTATGGTATATAAAGATGGTTTGCTTTATGCTCTAAGCAAGCAACACAACGTTATTTTATTGATTGACTTAAAAAATCAAGAAGTTGTAAAAACTATATCTTTCCCAAGTGAGATAGCTAATGCTAGAGCCTTGATTTTAAATAACAATAAATTTGATATCTTATCTTATCAAGACAACAAAAATATTCTTTTTACACTAGAATAA
- a CDS encoding dihydroneopterin aldolase, with translation MEFLELLMVLIAMIIIIAKPEKEKLAFTLVVASWLLMIFLYMGDKSTNLLTHINL, from the coding sequence ATGGAGTTTTTAGAACTTTTAATGGTTTTAATAGCAATGATAATAATAATTGCAAAACCAGAAAAAGAAAAACTTGCGTTTACATTAGTTGTAGCATCTTGGCTACTTATGATCTTTTTATACATGGGTGACAAATCAACAAATCTTCTTACCCATATAAACCTATAA
- a CDS encoding DUF362 domain-containing protein, which produces MAVKITDICISCGSCIDECPVEAIVDDSSNPDGLDAYYVYADKCVECVGHNDEPACASACPTDGCIVWDAPFAGQPSRDEIGAELRDGTTPVIG; this is translated from the coding sequence ATGGCAGTAAAAATTACAGATATTTGTATAAGCTGTGGTTCTTGTATAGATGAATGCCCAGTTGAGGCTATAGTAGATGATAGTTCAAACCCAGATGGACTAGATGCATATTATGTATATGCGGATAAATGTGTTGAGTGTGTTGGACATAACGATGAGCCAGCTTGTGCTAGTGCCTGTCCAACCGATGGTTGTATAGTATGGGATGCTCCATTTGCTGGACAACCATCACGTGATGAGATAGGCGCTGAGCTTAGAGATGGAACTACTCCAGTTATAGGCTAA
- the ndk gene encoding nucleoside-diphosphate kinase: MQRTLSIIKPDAVKKGVVGKIVDRFETNGLRVVAIKRLLLSEYDAKTFYAVHKERPFFGELVEFMTSGPVVVMVLEGDNAVSKNRELMGATNPKEAKPGTIRADFADSIDANAVHGSDSLENAKNEISFFFSDREIF, translated from the coding sequence ATGCAAAGAACGCTCTCTATAATAAAACCAGATGCCGTAAAAAAAGGTGTTGTAGGTAAGATCGTTGATAGGTTTGAGACAAATGGCTTAAGGGTTGTGGCTATAAAGAGATTATTGCTTAGTGAGTATGATGCAAAAACATTTTATGCTGTTCATAAAGAAAGACCTTTTTTTGGGGAACTTGTTGAATTTATGACAAGTGGACCAGTTGTTGTTATGGTTCTTGAAGGTGATAATGCTGTGTCTAAAAATAGAGAACTTATGGGCGCAACAAATCCAAAAGAGGCAAAGCCTGGTACTATAAGAGCTGATTTTGCTGATAGTATAGATGCAAATGCTGTTCACGGAAGCGATAGTTTAGAAAATGCTAAAAATGAAATAAGCTTTTTCTTTTCAGATAGAGAAATTTTCTAA
- the rpmF gene encoding 50S ribosomal protein L32 has translation MAVPKRRVSHTRAAKRRTHYKVTLPIPVKDKDGSWKMPHRINKTTGEY, from the coding sequence ATGGCAGTACCTAAGAGAAGAGTTAGTCACACACGTGCAGCAAAGCGTAGAACTCATTATAAAGTGACACTTCCTATACCTGTAAAAGATAAAGACGGGTCTTGGAAGATGCCTCACCGTATAAATAAGACAACAGGCGAGTACTAA
- the plsX gene encoding phosphate acyltransferase PlsX, with product MIRIAIDAMGGDFGPEPIVAGVVEALKEVSFSAILVGDSNALKHLIPSKFQKFVHFVEASEVISMSDSATDALKRKDSSIYIAIEMLRNKEVDAVVSAGHSGATMSLATLRVGRIKGIARPAIATLMPNTSDSTTLVLDVGANVDCKAENLFQFAVMGESYAKEILNRKSPRVGLLSNGEEKSKGNEVTKEAFGMLSRMKSFVGNAEGNQVFDGSVDVVVCDGFIGNILLKTSEGVADAIGKIIKKHAKKSPLAIAGSVLMKRVFKVLKKQVSYDEYGGAPLLGVNGCVIVSHGKSNPKAIKNAIFQAVNFSHSHINKLIEEELNKFKTLSDE from the coding sequence ATGATACGCATTGCTATTGATGCTATGGGTGGAGATTTTGGTCCTGAGCCCATAGTTGCTGGTGTTGTTGAGGCTTTAAAAGAAGTCAGTTTTTCGGCAATACTTGTAGGAGATAGCAATGCACTAAAACATCTCATACCATCTAAATTTCAAAAATTTGTTCATTTTGTAGAAGCTAGCGAAGTTATTTCTATGTCCGATTCTGCTACAGATGCTTTAAAACGCAAAGACAGTAGTATATATATAGCTATAGAAATGCTTAGAAACAAAGAGGTTGATGCTGTTGTGTCGGCAGGACATAGCGGTGCTACAATGAGCCTTGCAACTCTTAGAGTTGGGAGGATCAAGGGTATAGCTCGTCCAGCTATTGCTACATTAATGCCAAATACTTCAGATAGTACAACACTTGTTTTAGATGTTGGTGCTAATGTTGATTGTAAGGCTGAGAATTTATTTCAGTTTGCCGTTATGGGCGAATCTTACGCAAAAGAGATATTGAATAGAAAAAGTCCTAGAGTTGGTTTGCTTTCAAACGGAGAAGAGAAATCAAAAGGCAATGAAGTCACTAAAGAGGCCTTTGGTATGTTATCTCGTATGAAAAGTTTTGTTGGAAATGCAGAGGGAAATCAAGTCTTTGATGGAAGTGTAGATGTTGTTGTTTGTGATGGTTTTATAGGAAATATCTTGTTGAAAACAAGTGAAGGTGTGGCGGATGCCATCGGAAAAATCATAAAAAAACATGCCAAAAAATCACCTTTAGCTATAGCAGGGTCTGTTTTAATGAAGAGGGTCTTTAAGGTACTCAAAAAACAGGTAAGCTATGATGAATATGGTGGAGCACCACTTCTTGGTGTAAATGGGTGTGTTATAGTAAGTCATGGAAAAAGCAATCCAAAAGCTATAAAAAATGCTATTTTCCAAGCAGTAAATTTTTCTCACTCTCATATAAATAAGCTTATAGAAGAAGAATTAAATAAATTTAAGACATTATCAGATGAATAA